The window CCTGGTACCTGGTCTTCCAAAATCTCCTCTTGAGCCTTCAGGATTCCTCCTGTTACCTGCTTTCCCGAACTTTCCTTGTCAACGGGGGTAAATGCCACCTCTCCATCATGTTCCAATACCTGTTTTTCCAAATGCCTTTCTCTGGTCGCAGGAGGTGCGTGCAGCTGTCCTGCCGCTTGGGTTTCTCCGGTTCCTTCAGACAACTGCACGGGCGCCGGGCTGCCAGCCGGCTGTGTAGACGATCTTGACTTTGTACGGTCAGGTAAGACTTTTTTAACTTCAAGTGGCGTTTgactttctttatctttttcacttgatctaaatattttctccatttgtttttccttgccGTTTTGCTTCATAAACTCTTTATCTGCTTGTAACTTGGGTGTTGTGGTTTTTGGTTTAGTGTCTTTTCTGTCCTCTAATGGCTTCACAGTGGGCCCTTTCTTCTTTGCCTGACGGGGTCTCTCTGGAGGGCTGAGGTCTGGCTGTCCCTGCTGTGACTGGGTCTTCTCTTTGGCTGATGTTGCAATTTTGGGGGCTCTGTTTTCAAGGGAACGGGAGGCCTGCGGTTTTGGAAGCCCTCCTTTGCCCTTCCTCATCATCTGAGGATCAACCTTGGAGGCGCCGCCCTCCTCGTCAGACTCTGAGTCGGAGGAGCTAGACGAAGAGGACGATGAATCATCTGTCCCTCCCCTGTTCTCCTGAAGAGCTTTTGAATCCGAACCCTGTTTTCTGAATGGAGGcagaactttttgaggaaactctaccAAAGTCTTTCTTGACAAAAACTCTGGAACCCCTTCATCTGTGAATAGCATGCTATCATCGGGACTGGGGCGAGGGCTAGCTACCATCCCGCCCTGATTCACAACTGATGGGTAAGAACTGGGTGAAGACAAGTTTTTGGACAATTCAGCTGCTGTTGGGGTGGCTAGTAGCTTGCCCCTCTCCTTTGGTTCCACTACATCTAGGAAATGGCATAAAGAggaatattattttcaatattttgtaaaACAATCTAAATTCATCAGTAAGTCACAGACATTTCATTATTAACAGCTTGTTATTATAATATCTTCAATGTAATTATCCTAAGAAATGTTCCACGGGAACGCATTCTTAGGTCAAAGCAAGCCACACAACAAGAGAACAGTAAGAAATGTATATGTTTCTCTTTGCagctaaaaaatttaaaaacagggaTTTTTACCAACAGAAGTAACAAACTTGTCTCCACTTTTCACAATGAGAGCTTCTTCgatgataatttttaaactacTATTTCATCCAAATTTCAAACGGTTAAACTataagatatttccaaatgactaCTGCAGGTTTTAGAAATGTGtaatttcttggggtgcctgggaggctcagttggttaagcgactgccttcggctcaggtcatgatcccggagtcctgggatcgagtcccacatcaggctctcggCTCattgggtagcctgcttctccctctgaccccctcccctctcatgctgtttctcactctctctcaaataaataaataaaatcttaaaaaaaaaaatgtgtaatttcttaaatctttaaaaaactgatgCTTCTCAAATATTAAGAAAGTCATCCATACTGGATGAGCCTGAACTTTCTGAACAAAACAGTAGAGCAGAACAGGGACAAGAGCCTGGTTTGCATCATTTGGGTgtatgcatacgtgtgtgtgAGCGTTGGGGGGGTCGTGGGGTGGGAAGAATTTCGTTCAAATGAATGTGCCCCATGGGGAAGAGAAGTCCTTCAAAATCACAAGTCATTTGGGGACTTCTTTAGCCAGAGAAAAGTATTACACGACCAAAAAAGTCTAAAATAACTTGATGTGTATATCATTGGAAACAACAGgttttaagctaaaaaaaaaaaaaaagaataagtgctAATATAAAACCCTTGCATTTTGTAGagtcaattattaaaaaaataaaattgcatagtACATTGATTAGAACCAACTTCATTCAATTTTCTCAGGTGGGAAATCTTTTCTAACCATACAGATTTGAGGAAAAATATAAGACAAGTGTTTCTAAGTTAAAATTACTTTCCAAATCTaaagcaaatcttaaaaatacattacagatgagcaaactccAAATGCAGAGCCTTTATTTTCAAGTGTAGGAGTCTATTTGATACTGAAGAGATTTCAATCCTACTTCTCTCAAGTGGAAAAAATGTATTCCTAACTTCACTATCTTACCAGTATCCACAACGGGTTCTCACTGTTTTCTGAGCTCAGGGACCTGCACGTGACAGAATGACAGGAAATGATCACAGAAAACGGAGGAGTAACCACAAATCAGAAATGGGCCACAGAGAGGAAAATGGGCAGCGTGAAAGGGCACGACGGCACAGGCAGAGCAGAGTGACCGTTCACACCTTCCACCtgcaccaccacctccaccatcgTCTCCCCCAGCACCATCGTCTCCCCCAGCACCATCACCTCCCCCTCCGCCATCGTCTCCCCCAGCACCACCGTCTCCCCCAGCACCATCGTCTCCCCCAGCACCATCACCTCCCCCTCCGCCATCATCTCCCCCAGCACCACCGTCTCCCCCAGCACCATCGTCTCCCCCAGCACCATCACCTCCCCCTCCGCCATCGTCTCCCCCAGCACCACCGTCTCCCCCAGCACCATCGTCTCCCCCAGCACCATCACCTCCCCCTCCGCCATCGTCTCCCCCAGCACCACCGTCTCCCCCAGCACCATCGTCTCCCCCAGCACCATCACCTCCCCCTCCGCCATCGTCTCTCCTAGCACCATCGTCTCCCCCAGCACCATCGTCTCCCCCAGCACCATCACCTCCCCCTCCGCCATCGTCTCCCCCAGCACCATCGTCTCCCCCAGCACCATCGTCTCccccagcaccagcagcagcagcagcaccacgTCCTCCGTGCCACGTCTGAGGCTGTGGCCACCTACCAGCCCAGAATCTGCATTCTGAATGCCGAGCAGGTGCTGATGCAGCTAACTCTCAGAACTCACACAGAACTCCAGGGTCACGTTAAACATAAAAATGAGGCAAAGGAGTGTACATGCacttgaactctctctctctctaaattctACCTGAATCAGCTCAGAAACTCCTCGTGGCCCCTACACCTCCCAGCCTGCTCACCTCTATCATTCATCCATGTTTATGTGGAGCCTAAATTTTCCAAGTatgaaaaattaagttaaaataaggcgCATCTTAGATAGGCTGCTTTGAATAGAAAAGTTACAATGCCTGAATCTTCCAAAATATGTTGTGGAGATTTAAAAAACTGCAAATAAGTTATCAAAATCACATTATAGGTTGGTTTATCATCtactgaaaatggaaagaaaatttcaaatgggATCAACAGTGATATCATTTAGAAATTCTGtttgaaaaggaaatttctaTGATATGAAATAAGAATGTTTTAAGGTTTCTTTTATTCATGCTAAATTACTGGAAGAATTTCATAGAAAGGCTAATAGACTAAAACAGGGTaatgcattttgcttttttttttttttagattttatttatttatttgacagagacacagcgagagagggaacacaagcagggggagtgggagagggagaagcaggcttcccgtggagcagggagcccgatgcggggctcgatcccaggaccctgggatcctgacctgagccgaaggcagacgcttaacgactgagccacccaggtgccccgcattttgctttttttttttttaaatattttatttatttgagagagaaagagagcaagagagcatgagctggggggaagggcagagggaaagggagaagcagactcccgctgagcaaggagcctgatgtggggacttGGTcacaggaccccgaaatcatgacctgaactgaaggcagatgcttcaccgactgagccacccaggtgcccctgcattttgctttttaatgacaGCCAATTTCTGACCCTCTGCAGCCCGGGCCCAGTGTCCTCTTGTGACTCAAAAGGAAGTTGCCGCAATGATCTGGAGCTGCCACTAGTAACCGCTGTTCCAGAGTCTGCACCCAACCGTGCAGTGCAGAATGAGGTCACCCGAAAAACAGCCCTCTCATGTAGAGGAATGAGGGCTCTCACTTTATGACCCTACTGGTTTGTTTACATGAAGCCTCTTACTTCTATCTAGAGGCAGGGTGCCCATACACTCTATGTTTTAGTTTGATGCTGACCTTCCTTGAAAATCATATGAAAGCACAACGCTACGTAAATAAGTCTAGCCACGGAGGCCTGTCTCACAGCACAAGCCGGGGacttttgtggactgtttctacTCTGTCAGAGATCATATAAATGACCATAACAGCCTACGCACAATAAAGGCCTACAAACTCTAGTAACAGCACCAAGAGAAGTCCTACTGCTTCTCTATCTCCTCTCAAAACAGAACTTACATTTCCCAAATCTCTTTTCTGCTCAGTTGAAAAGTGAGGGCATGACCTTCAAGTTTTTAGTGGTCTCCCtatcaaagcttttttttttttttttaaagattttatttttaagtataacctctacacccaatgtggggctcgaacttacaagcctgagatcaagagtcgtgtgctccctgactgagccagccgggcacccctagTGGTCTCCCTATTAAAGGCAAAAATGACTATTGGTGTTTGAAATGGATTAGCCACCTTAGAATTCTTCCATATCTTCTCACTGGGTCGCAAAACTCATCTTGGAAACAAAGCATATTCAAAAACAAACGCACATTTTGACAACATGAAGGAATCAGTTACTCAAATTTTATATGCtaattaaaagcttttttttagaTGTACAGGGCtataaggtttgtttttttttttaatgaatacataagaatctagattttttttcagagGCAAGACAGCAGAGTGATTAAAAACACAGACAGTGGGGGCTTACTACCTGGGTTCATGACCGGCTCCGCTACTGACatgtgtgaccctgagcagctCACGGCTCTCTTCCCTCTACTTTCTCATCTACGTTGCAGGGATACTACTAGTATCTACTCACGGGGTTGTGAGCACCAGACAAGAGACTATATGGagtgcttggaacagtgcctggcaccgtTGGTTAGGATTAAATACAAAGAACCCCTATTTCCAGAGATTCCTCACGTTTCAAACTGAAATAAGGACTTGAAATGGATAATTAACTTTGGCTTCCTGGCAGATTCTTTAAAAAGCGACACAGCAGTCAATGATTGAATACAGATTGTGGTAAACCTCAGCCTAGTGCCCGGATTCAAAGGAACATCAAAGCCAGGGAGCCAGGCAGTTCTGTGGGAGGGGGGACCTACCAGGAGACCCTGGACTCATATCTGTACTGGTGGGTCCCCGCAGGAAGCATGGGCCACAAGAAGCTGGAGCTCCagagagaatgaggcagaagGCGTTCTGTAATACCCGGCTCCTGACTCTGAGGCAGACCCTTTGACTAGAGATGGGACCCCAAGGGTGAGTGCTCAGGGACCAGTCTGCATGCAGGCAACTTCTGTTAGAGCTTCCAAAGCCACTGAGAGTGGACAGGGGTTTAAGCTGGCAATGTGCCACCAGCAGGCAAAAAGCATTTGTGCATCTGACACTCAACCGGTCTTTTAAGTACTGACACTTCAGGTAGACATGGAGACCTGCACATGTCAATTTAGAAGCATCTTCATACACggattaaaattattataactttttttataatgatagtttttgtctgtttttttttttaagattttatttatttatttgacagagagagagagagagagagacagcgagagagggaacacaagcagggggagtaggagagggagaagcaggcttctgtggagcagggagcccgatgcggggctcgatcccaggaccctggtatcatgaccttagccgaaggcagacgcttaacgactgagctacccaggcgcccctaaaattatttttaaattatgggacacaggggcgcctgggtggctcagatggttgagcgtctgccttcggctcgggtcatgatcccggggtcctggatggagccccgcgtcgggctcctggcttggcggggagcctgcttctccctctccctctgcctctctccctgcgtCTGtgtctctcagatgaataaataaaatctttaaaaaaaaaattatgggacaTAAATGTAATGTGCATTAGAGACAGTGTGGTTCTGGATCCTTGTCTTCCCACCTAGAAGCACTCTATGATGGACACAGCACGCACGCGCATCTCGCGCTGGCCCCGCTCTGGCAGGGAGGTACTGCGTCCAAGGGCGGAAACGACACAGGCCCAAGCCCAACTCCCAGCTCAGTGCTCCCTTCTCATAACTGCACCCCATTCCACTCACATATTCATTAGTTCAGTGTCATAAACCTAGGAGGTAGGAGAGCAGATACAAGACTAAAATTCACCAAAGGCAGCGATAACATTAGTAATGAGATGCAACTAATCATCAGTAAACATTGAAAGAATGTCAAAAATGTGTCAGGCATAATGCAGAACTGAACCGACATTCTGGCTGTAAACGTTTTTTTAGGAGTGATCATGGCACTCTGgtttcgttaaaaaaaaaaaaaaaagaaagaacactggatTTAAAACTGGACTGAGTTAAACAGAATAGAACATTCTGAGTTAAACAGAATTCACCTGAGCTGAATTCAGGCCTCCAATGAGCCACCAACAGGAAGGGGTGTTTCCTCAATCGATGGGGCATGAAAGGCAGTCAGGGGCTAGCACACTCAACTGGGCCAATATTTTAAATGCTAGCAGTGGCTTTGTGTGCACTCCAAGGAgggataaaacaaaaaatatctaaGCACTTTCAAATATTCAAACTGAGGAAATGGTAAATGATGAAAATAAGACAAACTCAAATTATCATTCTGAATCACATATAAAAGTCAAAGGTTTGCAGAGACTGTACATatacatctttcatttttttattttttaagattttaagtaatctctacacccaatgtggggctcaaacgcACAACCTGGAGAtggagagtcgcatgctccagggactgagccagccagatgcccctataaTCAGTTATTCGTAATGAACAGggagtagaaaataaaattcctagaagtatttaaaatatactgtcgcactttctattttctttccatgagGATATGCTACACTGGTattcaggagggaaaaaaaagtaaaaaccagcAATAACAATCAAAATGACTATGAAAAGAGCTGGAAACAGATCAGACATCATGCTTCATCAAAGTAAGTTGTAATGGAGAACGGTGCCTGCCCTTAACTCCCTTTCCACGGTCATAAAAAGATGCCTGCAACCCTGGACCATGGCCAACCAAAGCCTGGGAAGCCACACCTGAGTTTCAGAGACGCTGAGAAAAGCCACAACTGGGGGAAGAAAAGCAAGGTGGAGTTCAGAGCTACCATGGGAGTGTGGGACCTGTACCTGGGCCATCTAAATGCCCCCGCCTTTGCACTCCGCATCCCCTTGCTGCGTGTTAGAGTATGGCACTTGGAACTAACACAGGCAGAACTGGTTCGGGGCTAAATATTGAGTCAAAGACTGTTACATGACTGATATGTTTGGTCTAAAACCCATCACAGATCTTATGTCTGATTATAATCTGGACACTGCTGGAAATGAAGAATCAAATTACGTAGTTAGTAAAACTTTTCATGCTTGGAAAGCACACTGATTTATTTGCTTTGCATTCTCTTTCCCTTATGACTATCATTAAAATCTTACTTTTTGGTGGACTTTGCCTCTTGGAATTCGGTGGCAGTCCCTTTTCACTCTTCCCTGATTCTGCAGAGAGAGAAACCGTGGAAGCAAGTCCTCGAAACACTCGTGCTTCTAGGAGCATAGTCTGACAAAAGAATTAACAAATATGGACATTTTAGAGTAATGCCATTTAGAAGCTGTTACAACATAGAAATACTATGTGTTATTACTAAGCATTCATATGGTATATTTCTCATAGTTATTACAATTTCCATAACGTATGTGTTatggaaattttggaaaatacaaaaaaaaagctgcaagaaaaaaaaccacaggaCAGTCACTATTAACTATGTAACTCCAAGAAATGTCAAAACAGATCTTCTCCCGTACACACTTTTTGTAGTCCCCAATTACCTATTAACCTACAAAATACtctgatttttttgtaaaatgttttcctataCTTAGAACGCTAAGTAGAAGAAATACTATTTGGCTGTTAATAATGATGTAGACGAATAATAACTGCTTCTGAACTGTTTATATCGTAAGTGGCAAACATCTTATAAACTGATAACTCACTCAGCATGTACTTACTAACAGCTGCTATGGGCTGAGCACTTTTCTAGAAGCTGCATAAAGAACAGAGGTGCCTCTCCTACATATGTGAAGGTAAAGATATGTTTTCTATGTTTATGACTGCAAGTACGTGTCTATGTGTACACATGAGAGCTGAAACAATCATTTAGAAGCAGGTATTTCAAGGACTAAATGGCGGACTCTGAAACAGGTATCCCCATCTATCTATACTCTACTTTGCAATGAACAGTTAGTGCTTTTGTAGTAAGAGCCGTTTAAAATTTACAGTTAAGTggccttacatttttttctatatggatAAAGAaagcccttcttccttcctctcttcacaGATGGGGTAATGTAGGCTGACTTCCCAGTGGCTGCCCGGTAAGTTTCCAGGTGAACCAGGTACCTCAAagtcccctcctctcctctccggGCTAAACAAGAGGTCAAGACGCTGTCCTTCACGGTTCTGACCGCTGGGAGCCCTCGCACCTGCCCCGTGGCCCCGGCCCCGCGCGCCTGGCGCTCCTCAGGTGATCGGGGTCCGCCAAGGGGCTGTGGCCGGGCTCAGCGCCCGCTCGCCGGCCCCCAGGCCCGCCCCACGGCCACTTGCTCCGGCCCGGGGTCCTCTCCTGCACCCGGGAGGCGGGTCAACGGCGCACCAGGACGGCCGGAGATGGCCCTGGCCCTACACGGCCTCCCCGCCGCCGGCCCGGCTCCCCTTTACCTTCAGCGCCCCGGACCGTCCTTGCCGCAGCATAAGCGAGGCCGCCATGGCGGTGACACGGGGGAGCGCCGGGCGAGGGCCGGACGGGCCGGAGGTCGCACCCGGACTGACGCCACCGCCGCGCGCGCTCCGCCGCCGAGGTCCCGCCCCTGGGCCGAGGGCACCAATCACAGGCAGGTacgggggcggggcggagcggggCCGAGGCCGGGGCCCGCAGGCGCATCCCAGCCGCCTCCCGGCGCCCAGCTCGGCGCCCCAGGCCACGCCCCCAGGTGGAGCTGACAGTCGCCGGCGGGGCGGCTCTCGTCCGAGCAGCGCCGGGGCTGGCTGCGCGCGTGGCCGTCGGAGTGGTCTTGCGGTG of the Halichoerus grypus chromosome 1, mHalGry1.hap1.1, whole genome shotgun sequence genome contains:
- the NDUFV3 gene encoding NADH dehydrogenase [ubiquinone] flavoprotein 3, mitochondrial isoform X1, with amino-acid sequence MAASLMLRQGRSGALKTMLLEARVFRGLASTVSLSAESGKSEKGLPPNSKRQSPPKNVVEPKERGKLLATPTAAELSKNLSSPSSYPSVVNQGGMVASPRPSPDDSMLFTDEGVPEFLSRKTLVEFPQKVLPPFRKQGSDSKALQENRGGTDDSSSSSSSSSDSESDEEGGASKVDPQMMRKGKGGLPKPQASRSLENRAPKIATSAKEKTQSQQGQPDLSPPERPRQAKKKGPTVKPLEDRKDTKPKTTTPKLQADKEFMKQNGKEKQMEKIFRSSEKDKESQTPLEVKKVLPDRTKSRSSTQPAGSPAPVQLSEGTGETQAAGQLHAPPATRERHLEKQVLEHDGEVAFTPVDKESSGKQVTGGILKAQEEILEDQVPGRHLKPVPVPKEGVFEEKTAGPELEGKDEMAVESAPRLEEPDDTQEPAQAAGLAEPFDNTTYRNLQHHDYTPYTFLDLNLDLSKFRMPQPSSGRESPRH
- the NDUFV3 gene encoding NADH dehydrogenase [ubiquinone] flavoprotein 3, mitochondrial isoform X2, translating into MAASLMLRQGRSGALKTMLLEARVFRGLASTVSLSAESGKSEKGLPPNSKRQSPPKKPAQAAGLAEPFDNTTYRNLQHHDYTPYTFLDLNLDLSKFRMPQPSSGRESPRH